A region of Neovison vison isolate M4711 chromosome 7, ASM_NN_V1, whole genome shotgun sequence DNA encodes the following proteins:
- the PHRF1 gene encoding PHD and RING finger domain-containing protein 1 isoform X1, with translation MDDDSLDELVDRSPGPAGRRRLSPAALASSAEESSDGTGGGSEEDTGSERSCSTDGEDEDGGLEDPSGSEDSEEEGGRGEEGAEALVAVVDAQGKLEASGAFSSDDDSESCPICLNTFRDQAVGTPENCAHYFCLDCIVEWSKNANSCPVDRTVFKCICIRARFGGKILKKIPVEDARAGEDEEEDPTFCEVCGRSDREDRLLLCDGCDAGYHMECLDPPLQEVPVDEWFCPECAAPGAAPAADAGPVSEEEVSLLLADVVPTTSRLRPHAGRTRAIARTRQSERVRATVNRNRISTARRIQHVPRYLMSSLLDETIEAVAAGLSSAVYQRPVTPRAAAKRRRRVGRRRKVSGRRKTQSRSSVKSRSSGTRSKKRQGRVRKRKGKKSKNEATARSRIARTLGLRGPARGACIPSVHKPADPSLGLMRADIGVASLSLFGDPYELDPFDSSEEPSANPASPLSAKRRVLSQSALRSHRPVARPVAVGLSRRSVPAVAPEPEVDEAPVPDLVGSILSGQSLLMMNGADIVIHRDGSLSAKRAAPVSFPRSTGGSSQGAEHAEHRGPRACLQPRAPHSGSGPQSAGLSCRGGPAPSRVPALRTGAAVRLDPSVTPLSGQTQNLAGARGPGLKQRDDPRWDSDSRRALLPRSAPSKTPSSCCHLPPAGALLGQALKPAPRRPDISELPRIPKVRREDGGGRQTDAAPASEQRAEIPSSCISRLTGREGPGQPGHGARAEGEPSHRGPQDPGPHSGGGSQSPASLGPSKGKGVSSTFESFRINIPGNTAHSGRLSNPGFCNTFRPVDNKVQRKENPSPLFSIRKTKQLKSEIYDPFDPTGSDSSSAGSSPERLGSGLLPSEITRTISVNSPKAPVLQTVRCVTSYTVETGLGTEPEPSRGPSCSGLELRGEGAAEGTSDLECEGLREGQGSASRAQRPSPLEPWEDQGQPPCSTFFGSEERMVTCVSVAEPEAPPSPDAPETTTHRIVELRSPSCSRSTSSSRGGKKAKRKRATSREHRRTRSGSRSGSRSGDRSSRSVSPPVGDDHPKRQQARPRGRRSSSDHSSSHERAKRKKAKDEGRRRKRDSWGHGRRRSRSRSGSPGSSSHERRESRRRKRRRSGSRSRGRECSPPSSLERARRHRHPRERSRERPRTRWGSHERRKRRSRSPSAEHRAREHQRPRSHERRPRPRSPERKLAPILQEEQKPDREPPARPLAPAGADASPAGAETHKMAPEAPVGRPPEDLDYGDSVEAGHVFEDFSSEAFFLQLDDMSSPPSPESTDSSPERDFPPTPSIPPAAGHQQDTSLAAAVIRREVSSIHGEDTAQAPPQAQGPEERPGFQQEATGAAMVAGALGSRAVGAAPVGKEEGPPQPPLLRAKALVKRVTWNLQEAQSGAPAADPGLRMPLHRPQKPREGVWETEDMGPSVGFQQAPFSEPPPAGYVLPESGFPEAEPSQVYTPNLPPAPALPGSLPPYAAAGQPAVQYILHGSLPLASCGVTQSPAPGPPALPAASEPAAYSTGASNSEERAAAPRPAAEKAKNEEYMKKLQMQERAVEEVKLAIKPFYQKREVTKEEYKDILRKAVQKICHSKSGEINPVKVGNLVKAYVDKYRHMRRHRRAEAGEEAPAQGPES, from the exons AATGCCAATTCCTGTCCAGTCGATCGAACTGTGTTTAAGTGTATTTGTATTCGAGCCCGGTTCGGTGGTAAAATCCTGAAGAAG ATTCCAGTGGAGGACGCCAGAGCCGGAGAGGACGAGGAAGAAGACCCAACCTTCTGTGAGGTGTGCGGCAGGAGTGACCGGGAGGACCGTCTGCTCCTCTGTGACGGCTGTGATGCCGG GTACCACATGGAGTGTCTGGACCCTCCTCTCCAGGAGGTGCCAGTGGATGAGTGGTTCTGTCCGGAATGTGCTGCGCCTGGAGCTGCTCCCGCTGCAG ATGCGGGTCCTGTGAGTGAGGAGGAGGTCTCCCTGCTCTTGGCTGACGTGGTGCCCACCACCAGCCGGCTTCGGCCCCACGCGGGGAGGACCCGCGCTATTGCCAGGACGCGGCAGAGCGAGAGGGTCCGAGCGACTGTGAACCGGAACCGGATCTCCACCGCCAGGAGGATTCAG CATGTCCCGCGGTACCTCATGTCTTCTCTGCTGGACGAGACCATCGAGGCCGTCGCTGCGGGTCTGAGCTCTGCTGTGTACCAGCGCCCCGTGACGCCCCGAGCCGCCGCCAAGCGCAGGAGGAGAGTAG GAAGACGGAGGAAAGTGTCGGGAAGAAGGAAGACGCAGTCCAGGTCGTCTGTGAAGAGCAGAAGCTCCGGGACGCGATCTAAGAAGCGCCAGGGTCGCgtgaggaagagaaaagggaaaaagtcaAAG AATGAAGCCACAGCTCGCTCCCGCATCGCCCGCACACTGGGCCTCCGGGGTCCGGCCCGTGGAGCCTGCATCCCGTCTGTGCACAAGCCGGCAGACCCCTCTCTGGGGCTGATGCGTGCGGACATCGGCGTGGCCTCCCTGTCGCTCTTTGGAGACCCCTATGAGCTGGACCCCTTTGACAG CAGTGAAGAGCCGTCTGCAAACCCTGCTTCCCCGTTGAGTGCCAAGAGGCGGGTCCTGTCCCAGTCAGCGCTGCGTTCTCACCGGCCCGTAGCCAGGCCCGTGGCCGTGGGGCTCTCCAG GAGGAGTGTTCCTGCCGTGGCGCCTGAGCCGGAGGTGGACGAGGCCCCCGTCCCAGACCTGGTGGGGAGCATCCTGTCGGGCCAGAGCCTGCTGATGATGAATGGGGCGGACATCGTCATCCACCGGGACGGCTCCCTCAGTGCCAAGAGGGCAG CACCCGTTTCCTTCCCTCGGAGCACAGGCGGCTCATCCCAAGGCGCCGAGCACGCCGAGCACCGTGGGCCCAGGGCCTGCCTGCAGCCCCGAGCGCCGCACTCAGGAAGTGGGCCACAGAGCGCGGGGCTGAGCTGTCGTGGCGGGCCGGCGCCCTCCCGAGTCCCTGCGCTCAGGACTGGGGCGGCCGTGAGACTGGACCCGTCTGTGACCCCTCTGTCCGGTCAGACTCAGAACCTGGCAGGCGCGCGCGGGCCGGGCTTAAAGCAAAGGGACGACCCTCGATGGGACAGCGACAGCCGGCGCGCTCTGCTTCCCCGCTCCGCGCCCTCCAAGACCCCCAGTAGCTGCTGTCACCTGCCGCCCGCCGGTGCGTTGCTGGGCCAGGCCCTGAAGCCAGCTCCCAGGAGGCCCGACATCTCTGAGCTACCACGGATACCGAAGGTCAGAAGGGAGGACGGCGGCGGCAGACAGACGGACGCGGCGCCCGCCAGCGAGCAGCGCGCCGAGATCCCCAGCTCCTGCATCAGCCGGCTCACGGGCAGGGAGGGCCCTGGGCAGCCCGGCCATGGTGCCAGAGCCGAGGGGGAGCCAAGCCACAGGGGCCCACAGGACCCTGGCCCGCACTCCGGGGGTGGCTCCCAGTCCCCCGCCTCACTGGGACCCTCGAAGGGGAAGGGGGTCAGCTCAACCTTTGAGAGCTTCAGGATCAATATTCCCGGGAACACAGCACATTCCGGCAGACTCTCCAACCCCGGCTTTTGTAACACGTTCCGGCCGGTCGACAATAAGGTGCAGAGGAAGGAGAATCCCTCACCCCTGTTCTCCATCAGGAAGACCAAACAGCTCAAGAGCGAGATCTACGACCCCTTTGACCCCACAGGCTCCGACTCCAGTTCTGCCGGCAGCAGCCCCGAGCGCCTGGGCTCTGGCCTCCTGCCCTCTGAGATCACACGCACCATCTCCGTCAACAGCCCGAAGGCCCCAGTGTTGCAGACCGTGCGCTGTGTCACCTCGTACACCGTGGAGACGGGCTTGGGGACGGAGCCCGAGCCCTCCCGGGGGCCCTCCTGCAGCGGGCTTGAGCTCCGGGGCGAGGGGGCTGCCGAGGGGACCTCCGACCTGGAGTGCGAGGGGCTGCGCGAGGGTCAGGGCTCAGCCTCCCGGGCGCAGAGGCCCTCCCCGCTGGAGCCATGGGAGGACCAGGGCCAGCCGCCCTGCAGTACCTTCTTTGGCTCCGAGGAGCGGATGGTGACGTGCGTGAGTGTCGCCGAGCCGGAGGCCCCACCCAGCCCTGATGCGCCAGAGACGACCACCCACAGGATCGTGGAGCTGCGGTCCCCGTCGTGCTCCCGCTCCACGTCCAGCTCCCGTGGCGGGAAGAAAGCCAAGAGGAAGCGAGCCACATCCAGGGAGCACAGGAGGACCCGCTCGGGCTCCCGCTCAGGTTCCcgctctggggacaggagctcaCGGTCTGTGTCGCCCCCGGTAGGGGATGACCACCCCAAGAGGCAGCAGGCCAGGCCCCGGGGCCGGAGGTCTTCCAGCGACCACTCCAGCAGCCACGAGCGAGCCAAGCGGAAGAAGGCAAAGGatgagggcaggaggaggaagagggactcCTGGGGTCACGGCCGGCGGAGATCCAGGTCCCGCTCGGGCAGCCCCGGTAGCTCCTCCCACGAacgcagggagagcaggaggaggaagcgGAGGCGGTCAGGGTCCAGGTCTCGGGGGCGGGAGTGCTCACCCCCCAGCAGCCTAGAGAGAGCCCGGAGGCACCGGCACCCGAGGGAGAGGAGCCGGGAGCGGCCCCGAACCCGGTGGGGCTCCCACGAGAGGAGGAAGCGTAGATCCAGGTCGCCGAGCGCAGAGCACAGGGCCCGGGAGCACCAGCGTCCTCGCTCCCATGAGAGGCGGCCAAGGCCTCGCTCTCCAGAGAGGAAGTTGGCGCCCATTCTCCAGGAGGAGCAGAAGCCTGACCGGGAGCCGCCAGCCAGGCCGCTGGCCCCGGCAGGAGCAGACGCGTCCCCAGCCGGGGCCGAAACCCACAAgatggctccagaggccccggtGGGCCGTCCGCCCGAGGACCTGGATTACGGTGACTCTGTCGAGGCAGGACACGTCTTTGAGGATTTCTCAAGCGAAGCCTTCTTCCTGCAGCTGGATGACATGAGCTCCCCGCCCTCCCCTGAGAGCACAGACTCCTCCCCAGAGCGGGACTTCCCACCCACGCCCTCCATCCCACCCGCGGCCGGGCACCAGCAGGACACCAGCCTGGCCGCGGCCGTCATCCGCCGGGAGGTGTCCTCAATCCACGGTGAAGACAccgcccaggccccgccccaggCACAGGGCCCTGAAGAGAGGCCCGGGTTCCAGCAGGAGGCCACTGGGGCCGCCATGGTGGCCGGCGCCCTGGGAAGCCGGGCTGTGGGCGCGGCgcccgtggggaaggaggaaggccccccccagcccccactcctaCGGGCTAAAGCGCTGGTGAAGAGAGTCACGTGGAACCTGCAGGAGGCCCAGAGTGGCGCCCCCGCCGCGGACCCAGGCCTGC GGATGCCGCTCCACAGGCCCCAGAAGCCCCGGGAAGGGGTCTGGGAAACAGAAGACATGGGCCCCTCGGTGGGGTTCCAGCAGGCACCCTTCTCTGAGCCCCCTCCCGCCGGTTACGTGCTTCCAGAGTCCGGCTTCCCCGAGGCGGAGCCCTCTCAG GTGTATACCCCAAACCTGCCTCCCGCCCCAGCTCTGCCCGGGAGTCTCCCGCCGTACGCAGCAGCTGGCCAGCCCGCGGTGCAGTACATCCTGCACGGGAGCCTTCCCCTGGCGAGCTGTGGGGTCACGCAGAGCCCGGCCCCGGGGCCCCCCGCCCTGCCCGCAGCCTCCGAACCGGCCGCCTACAGCACCGGTGCCAGCAACTCCGAGGAGAGGGCGGCGGCTCCCAGGCCTGCTGCGGAGAAGGCCAAGAATGAGGAG TACATGAAGAAGCTGCAGATGCAGGAGCGGGCGGTCGAGGAGGTGAAGCTGGCCATCAAGCCCTTCTACCAGAAGCGGGAGGTGACCAAGGAGGAGTACAAGGACATCCTGCGCAAGGCTGTGCAGAAG ATATGCCACAGCAAGAGCGGGGAGATCAACCCCGTGAAGGTGGGCAACCTGGTCAAGGCCTATGTGGACAAATACCGACACATGCGCCGGCACCGGAGGGcggaggctggggaggaggcacCCGCCCAGGGCCCGGAGAGCTGA
- the PHRF1 gene encoding PHD and RING finger domain-containing protein 1 isoform X2: MDDDSLDELVDRSPGPAGRRRLSPAALASSAEESSDGTGGGSEEDTGSERSCSTDGEDEDGGLEDPSGSEDSEEEGGRGEEGAEALVAVVDAQGKLEASGAFSSDDDSESCPICLNTFRDQAVGTPENCAHYFCLDCIVEWSKNANSCPVDRTVFKCICIRARFGGKILKKIPVEDARAGEDEEEDPTFCEVCGRSDREDRLLLCDGCDAGYHMECLDPPLQEVPVDEWFCPECAAPGAAPAADAGPVSEEEVSLLLADVVPTTSRLRPHAGRTRAIARTRQSERVRATVNRNRISTARRIQHVPRYLMSSLLDETIEAVAAGLSSAVYQRPVTPRAAAKRRRRVGRRRKVSGRRKTQSRSSVKSRSSGTRSKKRQGRVRKRKGKKSKNEATARSRIARTLGLRGPARGACIPSVHKPADPSLGLMRADIGVASLSLFGDPYELDPFDSEEPSANPASPLSAKRRVLSQSALRSHRPVARPVAVGLSRRSVPAVAPEPEVDEAPVPDLVGSILSGQSLLMMNGADIVIHRDGSLSAKRAAPVSFPRSTGGSSQGAEHAEHRGPRACLQPRAPHSGSGPQSAGLSCRGGPAPSRVPALRTGAAVRLDPSVTPLSGQTQNLAGARGPGLKQRDDPRWDSDSRRALLPRSAPSKTPSSCCHLPPAGALLGQALKPAPRRPDISELPRIPKVRREDGGGRQTDAAPASEQRAEIPSSCISRLTGREGPGQPGHGARAEGEPSHRGPQDPGPHSGGGSQSPASLGPSKGKGVSSTFESFRINIPGNTAHSGRLSNPGFCNTFRPVDNKVQRKENPSPLFSIRKTKQLKSEIYDPFDPTGSDSSSAGSSPERLGSGLLPSEITRTISVNSPKAPVLQTVRCVTSYTVETGLGTEPEPSRGPSCSGLELRGEGAAEGTSDLECEGLREGQGSASRAQRPSPLEPWEDQGQPPCSTFFGSEERMVTCVSVAEPEAPPSPDAPETTTHRIVELRSPSCSRSTSSSRGGKKAKRKRATSREHRRTRSGSRSGSRSGDRSSRSVSPPVGDDHPKRQQARPRGRRSSSDHSSSHERAKRKKAKDEGRRRKRDSWGHGRRRSRSRSGSPGSSSHERRESRRRKRRRSGSRSRGRECSPPSSLERARRHRHPRERSRERPRTRWGSHERRKRRSRSPSAEHRAREHQRPRSHERRPRPRSPERKLAPILQEEQKPDREPPARPLAPAGADASPAGAETHKMAPEAPVGRPPEDLDYGDSVEAGHVFEDFSSEAFFLQLDDMSSPPSPESTDSSPERDFPPTPSIPPAAGHQQDTSLAAAVIRREVSSIHGEDTAQAPPQAQGPEERPGFQQEATGAAMVAGALGSRAVGAAPVGKEEGPPQPPLLRAKALVKRVTWNLQEAQSGAPAADPGLRMPLHRPQKPREGVWETEDMGPSVGFQQAPFSEPPPAGYVLPESGFPEAEPSQVYTPNLPPAPALPGSLPPYAAAGQPAVQYILHGSLPLASCGVTQSPAPGPPALPAASEPAAYSTGASNSEERAAAPRPAAEKAKNEEYMKKLQMQERAVEEVKLAIKPFYQKREVTKEEYKDILRKAVQKICHSKSGEINPVKVGNLVKAYVDKYRHMRRHRRAEAGEEAPAQGPES; encoded by the exons AATGCCAATTCCTGTCCAGTCGATCGAACTGTGTTTAAGTGTATTTGTATTCGAGCCCGGTTCGGTGGTAAAATCCTGAAGAAG ATTCCAGTGGAGGACGCCAGAGCCGGAGAGGACGAGGAAGAAGACCCAACCTTCTGTGAGGTGTGCGGCAGGAGTGACCGGGAGGACCGTCTGCTCCTCTGTGACGGCTGTGATGCCGG GTACCACATGGAGTGTCTGGACCCTCCTCTCCAGGAGGTGCCAGTGGATGAGTGGTTCTGTCCGGAATGTGCTGCGCCTGGAGCTGCTCCCGCTGCAG ATGCGGGTCCTGTGAGTGAGGAGGAGGTCTCCCTGCTCTTGGCTGACGTGGTGCCCACCACCAGCCGGCTTCGGCCCCACGCGGGGAGGACCCGCGCTATTGCCAGGACGCGGCAGAGCGAGAGGGTCCGAGCGACTGTGAACCGGAACCGGATCTCCACCGCCAGGAGGATTCAG CATGTCCCGCGGTACCTCATGTCTTCTCTGCTGGACGAGACCATCGAGGCCGTCGCTGCGGGTCTGAGCTCTGCTGTGTACCAGCGCCCCGTGACGCCCCGAGCCGCCGCCAAGCGCAGGAGGAGAGTAG GAAGACGGAGGAAAGTGTCGGGAAGAAGGAAGACGCAGTCCAGGTCGTCTGTGAAGAGCAGAAGCTCCGGGACGCGATCTAAGAAGCGCCAGGGTCGCgtgaggaagagaaaagggaaaaagtcaAAG AATGAAGCCACAGCTCGCTCCCGCATCGCCCGCACACTGGGCCTCCGGGGTCCGGCCCGTGGAGCCTGCATCCCGTCTGTGCACAAGCCGGCAGACCCCTCTCTGGGGCTGATGCGTGCGGACATCGGCGTGGCCTCCCTGTCGCTCTTTGGAGACCCCTATGAGCTGGACCCCTTTGACAG TGAAGAGCCGTCTGCAAACCCTGCTTCCCCGTTGAGTGCCAAGAGGCGGGTCCTGTCCCAGTCAGCGCTGCGTTCTCACCGGCCCGTAGCCAGGCCCGTGGCCGTGGGGCTCTCCAG GAGGAGTGTTCCTGCCGTGGCGCCTGAGCCGGAGGTGGACGAGGCCCCCGTCCCAGACCTGGTGGGGAGCATCCTGTCGGGCCAGAGCCTGCTGATGATGAATGGGGCGGACATCGTCATCCACCGGGACGGCTCCCTCAGTGCCAAGAGGGCAG CACCCGTTTCCTTCCCTCGGAGCACAGGCGGCTCATCCCAAGGCGCCGAGCACGCCGAGCACCGTGGGCCCAGGGCCTGCCTGCAGCCCCGAGCGCCGCACTCAGGAAGTGGGCCACAGAGCGCGGGGCTGAGCTGTCGTGGCGGGCCGGCGCCCTCCCGAGTCCCTGCGCTCAGGACTGGGGCGGCCGTGAGACTGGACCCGTCTGTGACCCCTCTGTCCGGTCAGACTCAGAACCTGGCAGGCGCGCGCGGGCCGGGCTTAAAGCAAAGGGACGACCCTCGATGGGACAGCGACAGCCGGCGCGCTCTGCTTCCCCGCTCCGCGCCCTCCAAGACCCCCAGTAGCTGCTGTCACCTGCCGCCCGCCGGTGCGTTGCTGGGCCAGGCCCTGAAGCCAGCTCCCAGGAGGCCCGACATCTCTGAGCTACCACGGATACCGAAGGTCAGAAGGGAGGACGGCGGCGGCAGACAGACGGACGCGGCGCCCGCCAGCGAGCAGCGCGCCGAGATCCCCAGCTCCTGCATCAGCCGGCTCACGGGCAGGGAGGGCCCTGGGCAGCCCGGCCATGGTGCCAGAGCCGAGGGGGAGCCAAGCCACAGGGGCCCACAGGACCCTGGCCCGCACTCCGGGGGTGGCTCCCAGTCCCCCGCCTCACTGGGACCCTCGAAGGGGAAGGGGGTCAGCTCAACCTTTGAGAGCTTCAGGATCAATATTCCCGGGAACACAGCACATTCCGGCAGACTCTCCAACCCCGGCTTTTGTAACACGTTCCGGCCGGTCGACAATAAGGTGCAGAGGAAGGAGAATCCCTCACCCCTGTTCTCCATCAGGAAGACCAAACAGCTCAAGAGCGAGATCTACGACCCCTTTGACCCCACAGGCTCCGACTCCAGTTCTGCCGGCAGCAGCCCCGAGCGCCTGGGCTCTGGCCTCCTGCCCTCTGAGATCACACGCACCATCTCCGTCAACAGCCCGAAGGCCCCAGTGTTGCAGACCGTGCGCTGTGTCACCTCGTACACCGTGGAGACGGGCTTGGGGACGGAGCCCGAGCCCTCCCGGGGGCCCTCCTGCAGCGGGCTTGAGCTCCGGGGCGAGGGGGCTGCCGAGGGGACCTCCGACCTGGAGTGCGAGGGGCTGCGCGAGGGTCAGGGCTCAGCCTCCCGGGCGCAGAGGCCCTCCCCGCTGGAGCCATGGGAGGACCAGGGCCAGCCGCCCTGCAGTACCTTCTTTGGCTCCGAGGAGCGGATGGTGACGTGCGTGAGTGTCGCCGAGCCGGAGGCCCCACCCAGCCCTGATGCGCCAGAGACGACCACCCACAGGATCGTGGAGCTGCGGTCCCCGTCGTGCTCCCGCTCCACGTCCAGCTCCCGTGGCGGGAAGAAAGCCAAGAGGAAGCGAGCCACATCCAGGGAGCACAGGAGGACCCGCTCGGGCTCCCGCTCAGGTTCCcgctctggggacaggagctcaCGGTCTGTGTCGCCCCCGGTAGGGGATGACCACCCCAAGAGGCAGCAGGCCAGGCCCCGGGGCCGGAGGTCTTCCAGCGACCACTCCAGCAGCCACGAGCGAGCCAAGCGGAAGAAGGCAAAGGatgagggcaggaggaggaagagggactcCTGGGGTCACGGCCGGCGGAGATCCAGGTCCCGCTCGGGCAGCCCCGGTAGCTCCTCCCACGAacgcagggagagcaggaggaggaagcgGAGGCGGTCAGGGTCCAGGTCTCGGGGGCGGGAGTGCTCACCCCCCAGCAGCCTAGAGAGAGCCCGGAGGCACCGGCACCCGAGGGAGAGGAGCCGGGAGCGGCCCCGAACCCGGTGGGGCTCCCACGAGAGGAGGAAGCGTAGATCCAGGTCGCCGAGCGCAGAGCACAGGGCCCGGGAGCACCAGCGTCCTCGCTCCCATGAGAGGCGGCCAAGGCCTCGCTCTCCAGAGAGGAAGTTGGCGCCCATTCTCCAGGAGGAGCAGAAGCCTGACCGGGAGCCGCCAGCCAGGCCGCTGGCCCCGGCAGGAGCAGACGCGTCCCCAGCCGGGGCCGAAACCCACAAgatggctccagaggccccggtGGGCCGTCCGCCCGAGGACCTGGATTACGGTGACTCTGTCGAGGCAGGACACGTCTTTGAGGATTTCTCAAGCGAAGCCTTCTTCCTGCAGCTGGATGACATGAGCTCCCCGCCCTCCCCTGAGAGCACAGACTCCTCCCCAGAGCGGGACTTCCCACCCACGCCCTCCATCCCACCCGCGGCCGGGCACCAGCAGGACACCAGCCTGGCCGCGGCCGTCATCCGCCGGGAGGTGTCCTCAATCCACGGTGAAGACAccgcccaggccccgccccaggCACAGGGCCCTGAAGAGAGGCCCGGGTTCCAGCAGGAGGCCACTGGGGCCGCCATGGTGGCCGGCGCCCTGGGAAGCCGGGCTGTGGGCGCGGCgcccgtggggaaggaggaaggccccccccagcccccactcctaCGGGCTAAAGCGCTGGTGAAGAGAGTCACGTGGAACCTGCAGGAGGCCCAGAGTGGCGCCCCCGCCGCGGACCCAGGCCTGC GGATGCCGCTCCACAGGCCCCAGAAGCCCCGGGAAGGGGTCTGGGAAACAGAAGACATGGGCCCCTCGGTGGGGTTCCAGCAGGCACCCTTCTCTGAGCCCCCTCCCGCCGGTTACGTGCTTCCAGAGTCCGGCTTCCCCGAGGCGGAGCCCTCTCAG GTGTATACCCCAAACCTGCCTCCCGCCCCAGCTCTGCCCGGGAGTCTCCCGCCGTACGCAGCAGCTGGCCAGCCCGCGGTGCAGTACATCCTGCACGGGAGCCTTCCCCTGGCGAGCTGTGGGGTCACGCAGAGCCCGGCCCCGGGGCCCCCCGCCCTGCCCGCAGCCTCCGAACCGGCCGCCTACAGCACCGGTGCCAGCAACTCCGAGGAGAGGGCGGCGGCTCCCAGGCCTGCTGCGGAGAAGGCCAAGAATGAGGAG TACATGAAGAAGCTGCAGATGCAGGAGCGGGCGGTCGAGGAGGTGAAGCTGGCCATCAAGCCCTTCTACCAGAAGCGGGAGGTGACCAAGGAGGAGTACAAGGACATCCTGCGCAAGGCTGTGCAGAAG ATATGCCACAGCAAGAGCGGGGAGATCAACCCCGTGAAGGTGGGCAACCTGGTCAAGGCCTATGTGGACAAATACCGACACATGCGCCGGCACCGGAGGGcggaggctggggaggaggcacCCGCCCAGGGCCCGGAGAGCTGA